From Paenibacillus graminis, a single genomic window includes:
- a CDS encoding cysteine hydrolase family protein: MNQVLLIIDAQQELIDGYQEESAVFHKKQLIQSINKVIEKAKQSGVETVFVRDLDVAGGKGPGFQVHNEIRMPADAKVFDKKATNAFHGTGLLQYLKDQQIEHLVIMGCKTQHCIDTAVRAATVSQLDVTLVGDGHSTTDSDVLSAEQIIRHHNSTLHGHDNVEHFSMVRGSEEDLFRPTHDSYR; the protein is encoded by the coding sequence TTGAACCAGGTATTATTAATCATCGATGCACAGCAGGAATTAATAGATGGGTACCAAGAGGAAAGTGCAGTATTCCATAAAAAACAGCTTATCCAATCGATCAATAAAGTGATTGAAAAAGCCAAACAATCCGGTGTTGAGACTGTATTTGTACGGGATCTTGATGTTGCCGGGGGAAAAGGTCCAGGATTTCAGGTGCACAATGAAATTCGTATGCCTGCTGATGCCAAAGTGTTTGATAAAAAGGCAACGAATGCTTTTCACGGAACCGGGCTTCTGCAATATTTAAAGGATCAACAGATTGAGCATCTGGTTATTATGGGCTGTAAAACACAGCATTGTATCGATACTGCAGTGCGGGCGGCTACCGTCAGTCAATTGGACGTCACCTTGGTTGGCGATGGACATTCTACAACAGACAGCGATGTTCTGAGTGCAGAACAAATCATCAGGCATCATAACAGTACGCTGCACGGGCACGATAATGTCGAACACTTTTCAATGGTTAGAGGGTCGGAAGAAGACTTGTTCCGTCCAACACATGACTCATACCGATAA
- a CDS encoding ATP-binding protein, producing MSSLLRHRRLQHCYIYVCLALFIVTSLYIQIRSFATPYSGILVEQNRSLEWTIAGIQNDSIAANWNIAPGDRIVSVDGQPTPKIFTAAQEKMLVGATRIEVLGSTGLPRLFIVKPTIEDKLENGLAFLLELFLIGVGGYAFLKKPGSHLIHRFFLLNVLIASTIITLFSDEIEISSYLFSYCAVWLPYVMLSFYLLFAFRSIYAKFRFLLMGYLAYAFTCSAFTAFFLLRREVYDWVSHLLNIVFIFTLLLMAGITAFYWNKLDRIEQNQLFLLFVGIFTSLMPYVLLYALPELLRGSALIPAEYVLIGLVPVSGTLAYLLVQRQIVDMKFYITRLSVHSLYYSAMLVLFLLAAVWDSLLYAAGLFILFGMLTFGYQRLLLRLQRQENRKTEWLEHQKLRLSLQLAEKKNIRDILKLSADLLHDLIDVEGLTLVYMDDNALPLVYSTGIYLNTLTPGTANMPDNNDWSGSEKYAQVIELSHGTEEPKLGYLCLGLKTNHTLLSAEEHRLVEKFRSEAIQMLLNARQTFRLRQEYEQLNKVQAAHHERRLRDLQTYSHMALEAREAEKIRISYFLHDDLLQNLIFLSRDLEELYDTGKYERERNATWLKCLYDSQRSIRSLSDQLYPHILDKGDLQEALHWLLRDMNRLNEVAVTLQYEAPVPEPFPSFVKTNLFRALRELIVNVFKHAEATEIYVRVWMGKGSLYCIVSDNGKGFSEATARPAAERGSGFGLMSVCDQMEHLGGSADIDSVPGQGTTVTLKLPLVKEITAND from the coding sequence ATGTCCAGCCTGCTCCGGCACCGGCGCTTACAACATTGCTACATCTATGTCTGCCTGGCGCTTTTTATTGTTACATCTTTATATATTCAAATCAGGTCATTTGCTACTCCGTATTCGGGAATCCTGGTCGAACAGAACCGCTCATTGGAATGGACCATTGCTGGCATCCAGAACGATTCCATCGCCGCTAACTGGAATATCGCACCCGGAGACCGCATCGTATCGGTTGACGGACAGCCAACCCCAAAGATTTTCACCGCAGCCCAAGAGAAAATGCTCGTTGGGGCTACCAGAATTGAGGTTCTCGGCAGCACAGGTCTCCCCCGCTTGTTCATTGTGAAACCGACTATTGAGGATAAGCTGGAGAACGGGCTGGCGTTTCTATTGGAGCTGTTTCTCATCGGCGTTGGCGGATATGCCTTCCTTAAGAAACCGGGTTCCCATCTGATTCACAGGTTCTTTTTGCTGAACGTGCTGATTGCCTCTACCATTATCACTTTATTTTCGGATGAGATCGAAATATCCAGCTATTTATTTTCTTACTGTGCCGTTTGGCTGCCCTATGTAATGCTGTCCTTTTATCTGTTATTTGCTTTCAGGAGCATTTATGCCAAATTCCGCTTCCTGCTGATGGGCTATTTGGCTTATGCCTTCACCTGCTCCGCGTTCACGGCGTTCTTCCTGCTCCGGCGGGAAGTATATGACTGGGTGTCCCATTTACTGAACATCGTGTTTATCTTCACACTGCTGCTCATGGCCGGAATTACAGCTTTCTATTGGAATAAACTCGACCGGATCGAACAAAACCAGCTGTTCCTGCTGTTTGTCGGCATATTCACCAGCCTGATGCCTTATGTCCTGCTGTATGCCCTGCCAGAACTGCTTCGGGGCAGTGCTTTGATCCCCGCCGAGTATGTGCTGATCGGACTGGTGCCAGTATCCGGCACCCTGGCCTATCTGCTGGTCCAGCGGCAGATCGTGGATATGAAATTTTATATTACCCGGCTGTCCGTTCACAGTCTGTATTACTCCGCCATGCTGGTGTTGTTTCTGCTTGCGGCGGTGTGGGATTCGCTGCTTTATGCCGCTGGCCTTTTTATCCTTTTCGGCATGCTGACCTTCGGTTATCAGCGTCTTCTCCTTCGTTTGCAGCGGCAGGAGAACCGCAAGACAGAATGGCTGGAGCACCAGAAGCTCCGCCTGTCGCTGCAGCTCGCCGAGAAGAAAAATATCCGCGACATTCTAAAATTATCTGCAGACCTTCTCCATGATTTAATTGATGTGGAAGGCCTTACCCTTGTTTATATGGATGACAACGCCCTGCCGCTTGTGTACAGCACAGGCATTTACCTGAACACCTTGACTCCCGGAACCGCAAATATGCCGGATAATAACGATTGGAGCGGCAGCGAGAAATACGCCCAGGTGATCGAACTGTCGCACGGGACTGAAGAACCAAAGCTGGGTTACCTGTGCCTGGGACTGAAAACCAACCACACCCTTCTCTCGGCCGAGGAGCACCGCCTTGTAGAGAAGTTCCGCAGCGAAGCCATTCAGATGCTGCTGAACGCCAGACAGACGTTCCGTTTAAGACAGGAGTATGAGCAGTTGAACAAGGTGCAGGCTGCCCATCATGAGCGCCGGTTGCGTGATCTACAGACATACAGCCATATGGCGCTGGAAGCAAGAGAAGCCGAGAAGATCAGAATCTCCTATTTCCTGCATGACGACCTGCTGCAAAACCTGATTTTCCTGTCCCGCGATCTGGAGGAACTGTATGACACCGGCAAGTATGAACGCGAACGCAATGCCACATGGCTAAAGTGCCTGTATGATTCGCAGCGCAGTATACGTTCACTAAGCGATCAGCTCTATCCACACATTCTGGACAAGGGCGATCTTCAAGAAGCGCTGCACTGGCTGCTCCGTGATATGAACCGGCTGAATGAAGTTGCCGTGACGCTGCAATACGAAGCACCGGTACCGGAGCCGTTCCCCTCCTTCGTCAAAACCAATCTGTTCCGCGCGCTACGCGAGCTGATAGTCAACGTGTTCAAACATGCAGAGGCAACTGAAATCTATGTCCGCGTCTGGATGGGCAAGGGCAGCCTCTATTGCATTGTCAGCGATAATGGCAAAGGCTTCTCCGAAGCGACTGCCCGTCCGGCGGCTGAACGCGGCTCAGGCTTTGGCCTGATGTCTGTCTGTGATCAGATGGAGCACCTGGGCGGAAGCGCCGATATTGACTCCGTGCCCGGCCAGGGAACAACCGTTACGTTAAAACTACCTCTTGTGAAGGAGATCACTGCCAATGACTGA
- a CDS encoding response regulator, giving the protein MTENIRVYLLDDHPLVLEGLQNRLNAEPGIEVLHTFTDPREFISQAEQLCPDVAVIDISLPHMDGFQLARRLKEQYGNTLKIILLSGYAYEEFYIKAYKIGVHAYLSKQASYTQIINAIKQSMLGHILIPESIGTAHSSQDALTPAERKVLQLLAKEKTNKEIAHELALSQRTVEYHLASVNQKLGVTSRIGAIVKGFELGLLTFLKED; this is encoded by the coding sequence ATGACTGAAAACATTCGCGTTTATTTACTGGATGACCACCCGCTCGTACTCGAAGGCCTTCAAAACCGCCTTAATGCAGAGCCCGGTATTGAAGTGCTGCATACGTTCACCGATCCGCGCGAATTTATCTCCCAGGCTGAACAGCTCTGCCCCGACGTGGCCGTTATAGACATCTCACTGCCGCACATGGACGGATTCCAGCTGGCCCGGAGGCTGAAGGAGCAATACGGGAATACTTTGAAGATTATTTTATTATCCGGTTACGCTTACGAGGAGTTCTACATTAAGGCTTACAAAATCGGAGTCCATGCCTATCTGTCTAAGCAAGCTTCCTACACTCAGATTATCAATGCAATTAAGCAAAGCATGCTTGGCCACATTCTGATTCCGGAGAGTATAGGCACTGCGCACAGCTCACAGGATGCGCTGACCCCTGCCGAGCGGAAAGTGCTCCAACTGCTGGCGAAGGAGAAGACGAACAAAGAAATTGCCCATGAATTGGCGCTCAGCCAACGAACTGTCGAATATCATCTGGCTTCGGTGAATCAGAAGCTGGGGGTGACGTCCCGAATCGGAGCCATCGTGAAGGGGTTTGAACTGGGGCTGCTGACTTTTTTAAAAGAGGACTAG
- a CDS encoding DinB family protein — MMHNDKLYLITDIPGYSPQISRLISMMNYARFTTIESVKGLSVDQLDFLIDSQSNSIGGLLLHFAAVEYAYQAATFEGRDLTEEELARWGAALNLGEEGRVQIKGNELSYYMEQLDAVRRTTLEWFQTVNDEWLYEEEPFWGDQPANYYFMWFHVFEDEINHRGQIRMIRKRCEVTG, encoded by the coding sequence ATGATGCACAATGATAAGCTCTATCTTATTACAGATATTCCCGGATATTCACCACAAATCAGCCGTTTGATCTCTATGATGAATTACGCAAGATTTACAACTATTGAATCTGTTAAAGGACTGAGCGTTGACCAGTTGGATTTTTTGATCGATTCTCAGAGTAATTCAATCGGCGGGTTATTATTACATTTTGCCGCTGTAGAATATGCCTATCAAGCTGCAACCTTTGAAGGAAGAGACTTAACTGAAGAAGAACTGGCCAGATGGGGAGCGGCGTTAAATTTAGGTGAAGAAGGACGAGTGCAAATTAAGGGCAATGAATTGAGTTATTATATGGAGCAGTTGGATGCAGTAAGACGGACAACGCTGGAATGGTTCCAAACTGTGAATGACGAGTGGTTATACGAGGAGGAGCCATTCTGGGGTGATCAACCGGCAAACTACTATTTTATGTGGTTTCATGTTTTTGAAGATGAGATTAACCACAGAGGGCAGATCCGAATGATCCGTAAAAGATGTGAGGTTACAGGGTAA
- a CDS encoding lipase family protein: MHVSNNQAFEERAIFLAAVCGQTYAQFNRTDGSFTVPTGYSVIHTIQAKSLGNVWERFGFIIESPEEIIIAFRGSSSTANWISNANATQKKFKYIKETCLTHRGFTDIYTSARSGIHSALSRLSSGKRLYITGHSLGGALATLCAPDVAANTLFSTPHLYTYGSPRAGDPAFAKACTRYVPNSNRIANLFDAAAYVPPSIFKLPKRDKRYYYSHVREFHPLSFQKGSVSMNHALSSYFKELSTLRPAFTRQLCSASPGFCPVLEEMPEETIRV, from the coding sequence ATGCATGTGAGCAATAATCAGGCTTTTGAAGAACGGGCCATCTTTCTGGCAGCGGTCTGCGGGCAAACCTACGCCCAGTTTAATCGTACAGACGGTTCGTTCACCGTTCCAACTGGCTATTCTGTCATTCACACCATTCAAGCAAAATCATTAGGAAATGTGTGGGAACGGTTCGGGTTCATTATCGAATCTCCAGAAGAGATTATCATCGCCTTCCGCGGGAGCAGTTCTACAGCCAATTGGATCTCCAACGCCAATGCCACGCAAAAAAAGTTCAAATATATCAAGGAAACCTGCCTGACCCACCGCGGCTTCACCGATATTTATACCTCAGCCCGAAGCGGGATTCATTCCGCACTCTCCCGGTTATCCTCAGGCAAAAGACTATATATTACAGGCCACAGCCTCGGCGGAGCACTGGCCACATTGTGCGCACCTGATGTTGCTGCCAACACTTTATTCAGCACACCGCATCTGTATACGTATGGTTCACCCCGTGCGGGTGATCCGGCCTTCGCCAAAGCTTGCACCCGCTATGTTCCTAACAGCAACCGCATTGCCAATCTTTTTGACGCTGCCGCTTATGTTCCGCCCTCGATCTTCAAGCTGCCCAAGCGGGACAAACGGTATTATTACAGCCATGTCAGAGAGTTCCATCCCCTTTCGTTCCAGAAAGGCTCCGTCAGTATGAATCATGCACTCAGCAGTTATTTCAAAGAGCTCTCCACGCTCCGGCCGGCGTTTACCCGCCAGCTGTGCTCCGCAAGTCCGGGTTTTTGTCCGGTCCTGGAAGAAATGCCAGAAGAAACGATTAGGGTTTAA
- a CDS encoding copper amine oxidase N-terminal domain-containing protein, whose amino-acid sequence MVKKWLVAPMLAASLLMAPMTDAASSAYFKHTLENGGQVTSPALLKNGITYVSAGLWESSGLRVTWDKAHQKAQFLGWNKKVGVRIGSAKGVLDGTIVDLGGIPFVYEEQLYVPARFLVRSLDGTTVSWNAAQNLYIAQGLKYFSSASVSYGGATYTVDKKNGNLYVTAPTGEPKLLAKLGSELYDMVQFDFKKTPKGLVYLTITDVYGEPHINNKWYTLILKDGMVIRQDSVKYWMRYGENVKMYGNTLVLTDGKKLRLIEDGTGKVTAVIDLVKLGGEADTYLVEGMDDDFLLIRPNQKGLLLLIERKTGKQTLLYQKLLDTEQQKYAETNDLPFYGDYLKFIKREGNALLFTNEYVRDGKIYKYLLAGK is encoded by the coding sequence ATGGTTAAAAAATGGCTGGTTGCTCCAATGCTTGCCGCTTCATTGCTTATGGCTCCAATGACGGATGCTGCTTCCTCCGCATATTTCAAGCACACACTGGAGAACGGAGGGCAGGTTACCAGTCCGGCGCTGCTCAAGAATGGGATTACCTATGTGTCAGCAGGTCTTTGGGAGTCATCAGGCCTTCGGGTCACCTGGGATAAGGCACATCAGAAGGCACAATTTCTGGGATGGAACAAAAAGGTTGGAGTTCGCATAGGCAGCGCAAAAGGGGTTCTCGACGGTACAATCGTTGATCTTGGAGGTATTCCATTTGTGTATGAAGAGCAGTTGTATGTTCCGGCACGCTTTCTGGTCCGTTCACTGGACGGAACAACGGTGAGCTGGAATGCGGCCCAGAATCTTTATATTGCCCAAGGGCTGAAATATTTCTCCAGCGCAAGCGTAAGTTATGGCGGAGCTACATATACCGTGGATAAGAAAAACGGGAACTTATATGTAACCGCTCCAACGGGAGAGCCCAAATTGCTGGCAAAACTCGGGTCTGAGCTTTACGACATGGTTCAATTTGATTTTAAAAAGACCCCAAAGGGCCTGGTCTACCTGACCATCACGGATGTCTACGGGGAGCCGCATATCAACAATAAATGGTATACGCTGATTCTCAAAGATGGAATGGTCATCCGTCAGGACAGCGTAAAATACTGGATGCGTTATGGGGAGAATGTGAAAATGTACGGCAATACCCTGGTGCTTACCGATGGAAAGAAGCTGCGGCTGATCGAAGATGGAACAGGGAAGGTGACTGCTGTAATAGATTTGGTCAAGCTTGGGGGTGAAGCTGATACGTATTTGGTAGAGGGGATGGATGATGATTTTCTGCTGATTCGTCCGAATCAGAAGGGGCTTCTCCTGCTGATCGAACGTAAGACAGGGAAGCAAACGTTATTGTACCAAAAACTGCTTGACACTGAGCAGCAGAAATATGCAGAAACGAATGATCTTCCGTTTTATGGAGATTATCTGAAATTCATCAAGCGTGAAGGGAATGCGCTGCTTTTTACCAATGAGTATGTGCGGGATGGCAAGATTTATAAATACCTTCTGGCGGGGAAATAG
- a CDS encoding M56 family metallopeptidase, which translates to MALVVINFRSKRELRTALPLQGSHPVIEAWLTKHPLRRRLTILTNDRMDTPITFGILHPKIILPKSLDTGNESAMDYILTHEYMHIRHFDAVWKLAAAAALCLHWFNPLVWLMYLYLNRDLEMVCDASVIHKLGAEHKADYALCLLAVAEQKGRFAPLYSGFSKNATKERIVSIMKLKKLTVVTAAISLILIVGAVSAFAEQTSGVESGGTSGNSVEMKAVESEDNTGGGSAAASASSEDGGTVTDFNYDALKDYMAYGLTYDKAKDRFLYNGKHVTLAISGMGRLKEMLKIPSKKHVEQCRYIT; encoded by the coding sequence ATGGCGCTAGTGGTGATCAATTTCAGAAGCAAAAGGGAGCTGCGGACAGCACTGCCTCTTCAAGGGAGCCATCCCGTTATTGAAGCTTGGTTAACCAAACATCCATTGCGGCGGAGATTGACGATATTGACCAATGACCGGATGGATACGCCTATCACCTTCGGAATATTGCACCCGAAGATTATTTTGCCCAAATCACTGGATACCGGCAACGAATCCGCAATGGATTATATTCTTACTCATGAATACATGCACATCAGACACTTTGATGCGGTGTGGAAATTGGCTGCGGCTGCTGCCCTATGCCTGCACTGGTTCAATCCGCTGGTCTGGCTGATGTATCTCTACCTGAACCGGGATTTGGAAATGGTGTGCGATGCAAGTGTGATCCACAAACTTGGTGCTGAACACAAGGCAGACTACGCTTTATGTCTCTTGGCGGTGGCAGAACAAAAAGGGAGATTTGCTCCCCTGTACAGTGGCTTTAGCAAGAATGCGACTAAAGAAAGGATTGTGTCGATCATGAAATTGAAAAAATTGACGGTAGTGACGGCAGCCATTTCGCTCATTTTGATTGTAGGAGCGGTATCTGCGTTTGCAGAGCAAACGAGCGGAGTAGAAAGCGGCGGTACTTCAGGAAACTCTGTTGAGATGAAAGCCGTGGAAAGCGAAGACAACACCGGGGGTGGTTCTGCTGCTGCGTCAGCCTCCTCGGAAGACGGCGGAACAGTGACCGATTTCAACTATGATGCACTGAAGGATTACATGGCCTATGGACTGACGTATGACAAAGCCAAAGACAGATTTCTGTACAATGGCAAGCATGTCACTTTAGCCATAAGCGGAATGGGAAGGTTGAAGGAAATGTTAAAAATTCCCTCTAAAAAACATGTCGAACAATGTCGATATATTACATAG
- a CDS encoding DUF6376 family protein, whose product MKKYRLSLLLFILLVVPGCGFAEKVENSVNFATDTASYMQTLTEFGQEMDTLAADAATDTQAREALTDRLAALKEQIVQYADLQVPEYAADLHQSIVGYNETLQQGVDQAITNLEQGKAAFESTGIPETINKVSELLNQITQLTPQ is encoded by the coding sequence ATGAAGAAATACAGGTTAAGTCTTTTACTATTCATCTTGCTGGTTGTACCGGGTTGCGGGTTTGCGGAAAAGGTGGAAAACAGCGTCAATTTTGCCACTGATACAGCTTCTTATATGCAAACATTAACAGAGTTCGGCCAAGAAATGGATACCCTGGCTGCCGATGCTGCCACGGATACGCAGGCCAGGGAGGCATTGACAGACAGACTTGCGGCACTCAAGGAACAGATCGTCCAATATGCTGATCTTCAGGTTCCTGAATATGCAGCAGACCTGCACCAATCGATCGTGGGGTACAATGAAACACTGCAGCAAGGAGTGGATCAGGCAATAACCAACCTGGAACAAGGAAAAGCCGCCTTTGAATCGACGGGCATTCCCGAGACGATCAACAAGGTGAGCGAGCTGTTGAACCAGATCACCCAGCTGACCCCGCAATAA
- a CDS encoding serine hydrolase, which translates to MKKLILPILAAALFLPTGGIAADPQASPSAVKLDKAEAAAFAAQFFEQKEVKEQLAGALLVIVKDGQVLLNKGYGYADMATKRPIDADKTLFRLASVSKLFTSAGIMQLAEAGKVDLDKDVQTYLPDLQIPNTTGAPLTLKHLMTHTTGFDNTDSLDSDKAYTLKDYLKNMMPTVVRKPGEAFRYDNFAFTLQGYIIEKMSGLPFQDYVRKNMFKPLGMDRSSFIFNDEVRKAIATPHNNNLEPIAQIPNVPDNSPQGGMFSTGADMAKFMLAMLNGGQAGGERFLTEASIKAMEHTSVTIHPDIPGVGYAFETNYPKDYNGYTVVEKGGDLAGFHSNLWLLPGQNTGMFLALNSDKGNLRLPFFEQFMSRYFPRTDAGPAFVKPAPDKQQLLRFEGLYRHLRTPVLRYDITAADGALIVRDALGTHTLRQAGDLLFYDEEGTPAGFKLDADGNIVYFSYNMPDSWAEKIPEPAKFSDVPEAHPYAKSIYYLVQLGALPGGTAEFKPDMPITRGQFLAQLMPLAGFQLSTQPSVFSDTKGSPYEAAIQTAADYGIVQGLPGSIFGPNQALTREQAATFIWRMVKISLNAAPVKSDLRTPASPWASEGVQYIVGQQLFGPDVQAAGGALEYRPKDQMLNKEAAELIYKLIQKLF; encoded by the coding sequence ATGAAAAAGCTCATTCTGCCCATCCTCGCTGCCGCCCTATTCCTTCCGACCGGGGGAATTGCGGCAGACCCGCAAGCATCCCCTTCCGCCGTGAAGCTGGATAAAGCTGAGGCCGCAGCCTTTGCAGCACAATTTTTTGAACAAAAGGAAGTCAAGGAACAATTGGCAGGCGCCCTGCTGGTCATCGTCAAGGACGGACAGGTGCTCTTGAACAAGGGCTACGGTTATGCTGACATGGCTACAAAAAGGCCGATTGACGCTGACAAAACACTGTTCCGTCTGGCTTCTGTATCCAAGCTGTTCACCTCTGCAGGCATTATGCAGCTGGCTGAAGCCGGAAAGGTTGATCTGGACAAGGATGTCCAAACCTACTTGCCGGATTTGCAAATCCCTAATACTACGGGAGCGCCGCTTACACTTAAGCATCTGATGACCCATACAACCGGATTCGATAATACCGACAGTTTGGATTCCGATAAAGCCTATACCCTAAAGGATTATCTGAAGAATATGATGCCTACTGTCGTACGCAAGCCGGGGGAAGCGTTCCGTTACGATAATTTTGCTTTTACTTTGCAGGGTTATATCATCGAGAAGATGTCCGGCCTGCCTTTTCAGGATTATGTCCGCAAAAATATGTTTAAGCCGCTAGGCATGGACAGGAGCAGCTTTATTTTCAACGATGAAGTAAGAAAAGCCATTGCTACCCCCCATAACAACAATCTGGAGCCAATTGCGCAAATCCCGAACGTGCCCGACAATTCGCCGCAAGGGGGGATGTTCTCTACAGGCGCAGATATGGCCAAGTTCATGCTCGCAATGTTGAACGGCGGACAAGCCGGAGGTGAGCGATTCCTTACGGAAGCTTCAATAAAAGCGATGGAGCATACAAGCGTCACAATCCATCCGGATATTCCAGGTGTCGGCTATGCCTTTGAGACGAACTACCCGAAAGACTACAACGGGTATACAGTCGTGGAAAAAGGCGGCGATTTAGCGGGCTTCCATTCCAATCTATGGCTGCTGCCCGGTCAGAACACCGGTATGTTCCTCGCCTTAAACAGCGACAAAGGCAACCTGCGGCTTCCTTTCTTTGAGCAGTTCATGAGCCGTTATTTTCCCAGAACGGATGCTGGACCAGCTTTTGTGAAACCGGCACCGGACAAGCAGCAGCTTCTACGGTTTGAGGGACTGTACCGCCATCTCCGTACACCTGTATTACGTTATGACATTACCGCTGCGGACGGGGCCTTGATTGTCCGGGATGCTTTGGGCACACATACCCTGCGCCAGGCGGGCGATCTGTTGTTCTATGACGAAGAGGGCACTCCTGCCGGCTTTAAGCTTGATGCGGACGGGAACATTGTCTACTTTTCCTACAACATGCCGGACAGTTGGGCGGAGAAGATTCCCGAACCGGCCAAATTCAGCGATGTACCCGAAGCGCATCCTTATGCCAAATCTATATATTATTTGGTTCAGCTGGGAGCCCTTCCGGGCGGTACTGCCGAATTCAAACCGGACATGCCAATTACGAGGGGCCAGTTCCTCGCGCAACTCATGCCGCTAGCGGGATTCCAGCTTTCTACCCAGCCATCTGTATTTTCTGACACGAAAGGCAGCCCCTATGAAGCTGCTATCCAGACGGCGGCAGATTATGGGATTGTTCAGGGACTCCCCGGCAGCATCTTTGGCCCTAACCAGGCATTGACACGTGAGCAAGCCGCCACCTTCATCTGGCGGATGGTCAAGATCTCGCTGAATGCTGCTCCGGTCAAGTCTGACTTGAGAACCCCCGCCTCCCCTTGGGCATCCGAAGGGGTACAGTACATTGTGGGACAACAGCTGTTCGGCCCTGACGTTCAGGCCGCAGGCGGAGCGCTGGAGTATAGGCCGAAGGATCAAATGCTGAACAAGGAAGCCGCGGAATTGATCTACAAGCTTATTCAGAAGCTCTTTTAG